In Streptomyces sp. NBC_00306, a single genomic region encodes these proteins:
- a CDS encoding response regulator transcription factor, translating to MDHEGATVLVVEDEPSIADVLAIALRYHRFEVITAGSVRQARQSAGQTRPDVALLDVMLPDGDGRVLARELRERYPETAVVFVTARDAPAEIVGALGYGDDYITKPFNVDEVVARISAVLRRTRPADVLPVRPPLRYGDLELDDATCAVRRAGRSVQLTPTEYALLRFLVRNGGRIVPKDQLLRHVWQYEHQAESTVVETYISYLRRKLDPLGPPLITTRRGIGYGLA from the coding sequence ATGGACCACGAGGGAGCGACCGTGCTGGTCGTCGAGGACGAGCCGAGCATCGCCGACGTCCTCGCCATCGCACTGCGTTACCACCGTTTTGAGGTGATTACGGCGGGAAGCGTACGGCAGGCGCGGCAGTCGGCCGGACAGACGCGCCCCGATGTGGCGCTGCTCGATGTGATGCTTCCGGACGGCGACGGCCGGGTGCTGGCACGCGAGTTGCGCGAGCGGTACCCCGAGACGGCCGTCGTCTTCGTCACCGCGCGGGACGCCCCGGCGGAGATCGTGGGCGCCCTCGGCTACGGCGACGACTACATCACCAAGCCCTTCAACGTCGACGAGGTGGTGGCCCGGATCAGCGCCGTCCTGCGCCGCACCCGGCCCGCCGACGTGCTGCCGGTACGGCCGCCGCTGCGCTACGGGGACCTGGAACTGGACGACGCGACCTGCGCCGTACGCCGGGCCGGCCGCTCGGTGCAGCTCACCCCCACCGAGTACGCGCTGCTGCGCTTCCTCGTCCGCAACGGGGGCCGCATCGTCCCCAAGGACCAACTGCTGCGCCACGTCTGGCAGTACGAGCACCAGGCGGAATCGACGGTGGTGGAGACGTACATCAGCTATCTGCGCCGCAAGCTCGACCCGCTCGGTCCGCCACTGATCACCACCCGCCGAGGCATCGGATACGGACTCGCATGA
- a CDS encoding MMPL family transporter, producing the protein MARWCYRHRLVVVVLWVGLLFGLGAAGSTAGTDYSDNFSLPDTDSKQALDLMVEAFPQRSGDPNTVVWRVSEGSVRDAAVRERLDPALKEIAGMKGVGEVASPYTGAGAAQISEDGRTAYAQVTFAEQANAVPKELVQDVVDTAGEARRDGLQVELGGQAITRIQEPPTGTAELVGLGAAAIVLFLAFGSLFAMSLPLVVAVFGVGTGMLSTTLLSHVTDVPEVAPLLGSLIGLGVGIDYALFIVTRHRKGVLRGMDPEEAAVTALNTSGRAVLFAGGTVCIALAGMLVMNMRFLDGVVIATSLTVVLSVLAAVTLLPALLGVLGERVLSRRQRRRLAAEGPEPVEARGAAARWSMSVQKRPKSIALVAVVVMAALAVPVLSLRLGATDQGNHQEDTTTREAYDLLAEGFGPGFNGPLQLVAEDAGPAAVQALVERVRATEGVAQVAAMPSPPGSDVTVINVVPTTSPQSEATDRLIDTLRDEVVPQSGETVHVGGVTAVFKDFAAVTGDRLPYFIGAIIALGFLLLLIAFRSLVVPLTAAVMNLIAAAASFGVLVAVFQWGWGAEALGVGKEGPITAFLPVIMLSLLFGLSMDYQVFLVSRMHEEWVHTKDNARAVRVGLAETSRVINCAALIMICVFSAFVLSGDMEGAMAGIGLAAAVALDAFILRTALVPAAMHLLGRSNWWLPAGLEKRLPHLAVEPKEEAQEPGPVHADGRETESAVPGPRVGAPVEESGSVVYGFVRAPDGEAVADVVLTLVSTGGRQVDRVTSLADGSYILSAPSGGAYLLAVTAGAHEPWARHIMIGGDALVHDVVLTEVGASR; encoded by the coding sequence TTGGCGCGGTGGTGCTACCGGCACCGGCTGGTGGTCGTGGTGCTGTGGGTGGGGTTGCTGTTCGGCCTGGGGGCGGCCGGCAGCACGGCGGGCACCGACTACTCGGACAACTTCAGCCTCCCGGACACCGACTCCAAGCAGGCACTCGACCTGATGGTCGAGGCCTTCCCGCAGCGCTCCGGCGACCCCAACACCGTGGTGTGGCGGGTCTCCGAGGGTTCGGTGCGCGATGCGGCGGTACGGGAGCGGCTCGACCCCGCGCTCAAGGAGATCGCGGGCATGAAGGGGGTCGGCGAGGTCGCCAGCCCCTACACCGGGGCGGGCGCGGCCCAGATCAGCGAGGACGGGCGCACGGCCTACGCGCAGGTGACCTTCGCCGAACAGGCCAACGCCGTACCGAAGGAGCTGGTCCAGGACGTCGTCGACACCGCGGGCGAGGCCCGCCGGGACGGCCTCCAGGTCGAACTCGGCGGGCAGGCGATCACCCGGATCCAGGAACCGCCGACCGGCACGGCCGAACTCGTCGGCCTCGGCGCCGCGGCGATCGTCCTGTTCCTCGCTTTCGGCTCGCTCTTCGCGATGTCCCTCCCGCTGGTCGTGGCCGTGTTCGGCGTCGGCACCGGAATGCTGTCGACGACGCTGCTCAGCCATGTCACGGACGTACCCGAAGTGGCGCCGCTGCTCGGCTCGTTGATCGGCCTCGGGGTCGGCATCGACTACGCCCTGTTCATCGTCACGCGCCACCGCAAGGGTGTGCTGCGGGGTATGGACCCCGAGGAAGCGGCGGTCACCGCGCTCAACACCTCCGGCCGCGCGGTGCTGTTCGCGGGCGGCACGGTCTGCATCGCGCTCGCCGGCATGCTCGTGATGAACATGCGCTTTCTCGACGGCGTCGTGATCGCCACCTCACTCACGGTCGTCCTCAGCGTGCTGGCGGCCGTGACGCTGCTGCCGGCCCTGCTCGGCGTGCTGGGCGAGCGGGTGCTGAGCCGGCGGCAGCGCCGGCGGCTCGCGGCCGAGGGTCCCGAGCCGGTCGAGGCCCGCGGCGCGGCCGCCCGCTGGTCCATGTCCGTGCAGAAGCGCCCGAAGTCCATCGCGCTGGTCGCGGTCGTCGTGATGGCCGCGCTCGCCGTTCCGGTGCTGTCGCTCCGCCTCGGCGCGACCGACCAGGGCAACCACCAGGAGGACACCACCACGCGCGAGGCGTACGACCTGCTGGCCGAGGGCTTCGGCCCCGGCTTCAACGGGCCGCTCCAACTGGTGGCCGAGGACGCCGGACCGGCCGCGGTCCAGGCGCTCGTGGAACGGGTGCGCGCCACGGAGGGGGTCGCCCAGGTGGCCGCGATGCCCTCCCCGCCCGGCTCCGACGTGACGGTGATCAACGTCGTACCGACGACCTCACCGCAGTCCGAGGCGACGGACCGGCTGATCGACACCTTGCGCGACGAGGTCGTCCCGCAGTCCGGCGAGACGGTCCATGTCGGCGGAGTCACCGCGGTCTTCAAGGACTTCGCGGCCGTGACCGGCGACCGGCTGCCCTACTTCATCGGGGCGATCATCGCGCTGGGCTTCCTGCTGCTGCTCATCGCTTTCCGCTCCCTGGTCGTCCCGCTCACCGCCGCCGTGATGAACCTGATCGCGGCCGCCGCGTCCTTCGGCGTCCTGGTCGCCGTCTTCCAGTGGGGCTGGGGAGCGGAGGCTCTCGGCGTCGGCAAGGAGGGCCCGATCACCGCGTTCCTGCCGGTCATCATGCTGTCCCTGCTCTTCGGCCTCTCGATGGACTACCAGGTGTTCCTGGTCAGCCGGATGCACGAGGAATGGGTGCACACGAAGGACAACGCACGGGCCGTCCGGGTCGGTCTCGCCGAGACCAGCCGGGTCATCAACTGCGCCGCCCTGATCATGATCTGCGTCTTCAGCGCCTTCGTCCTCAGCGGCGACATGGAGGGCGCCATGGCCGGCATCGGGCTGGCGGCGGCCGTGGCCCTGGACGCTTTCATCCTGCGCACCGCGCTGGTACCGGCCGCGATGCATCTGCTCGGGCGCTCCAACTGGTGGCTGCCCGCGGGCCTGGAGAAGCGGCTGCCCCATCTCGCGGTGGAACCCAAGGAAGAGGCTCAGGAGCCCGGCCCGGTCCACGCGGACGGCCGGGAGACGGAATCCGCCGTGCCCGGTCCCCGAGTCGGGGCGCCGGTCGAGGAGTCCGGGTCGGTCGTGTACGGATTCGTCCGTGCACCGGACGGCGAAGCCGTCGCGGACGTGGTGCTCACCCTCGTCTCGACGGGAGGACGCCAGGTCGACCGGGTCACGTCCCTGGCCGACGGCTCGTACATCCTGTCCGCGCCGTCGGGCGGCGCCTACCTGCTGGCCGTGACCGCGGGTGCGCACGAACCCTGGGCGCGCCACATCATGATCGGCGGCGATGCGCTGGTCCACGACGTGGTGCTGACGGAGGTGGGCGCGAGCCGCTGA